The sequence gctggatgaggaagaggagaggaggaaaaggcGCCGTGAGAAAAACAAAGTAGCAGCAGCTCGATGTCGCAACAAGAAGAAGGAGAGGACAGAGTTCCTGCAGCGGGTGAGTGCCCCGTGCCCTTTCCCCAGCAGGCTTGGTATAGCCTCCCTCTCCAGCTATGCTTCACTGCAGTAGGCACCCCTCTGTCCTCTCCAAGTGGGGAGGACAAAGGTGGATTGTACACCCACTCCCAAGGCTATTAAAGTCTCTTCAGCAATTGACCAGAGGGGCTGTTCATTCTGCTGAATCTCACTTCTTGCCCAACTGCAAGGTTCAAAGAGTTCCCTCCTCCagtcaaaagaagaacaggagtacttgtggcaccttagagactaacaaatttattagagcataagctttcgtggactacagcccacttcttcggatgcagtgggctgtagtccacgaaagcttatgctctaataaatttgttagtctctaaggtgccacaagtactcctgttcttctttttgcggatacagactaacacggctgttactctgaaactcctcCAGTCAGTCACCTCCTCTCCCTGCATCTGGGAGCCCAGCAGCTGCCCACAGATCCTGAGGCCTGGTGCCTGGCAGATGCAATCTCTCATTTGGCAGTTGCATGGGAGGACATAAGGCCACTCTCCCATTTTTCCCCGGCTGGTCCTGCAGGGTAAATGGACCGTGACCTCATGTGTCTGTTACCAGCTAGAGCAGGTAGTTAGCTGAACCCACTCTCATAGCATGGGGTGTGCTGGGGCAGGAAGGCATCTGACACATTTACCTTGGGTATGTGAGCTGAATTCCATGTCCTAGCACTATGTGCAGCCCTGCACAGAGTGCATATCTCACCCAAATAACCATAAGGAGCCACAAGCCCAACCAGTACAACACAAACAGGTGCCCAGAGGATACACGGTGAGTACCAGGATAGACTCTAGAGACTTGTCAGCCCCTGACATGCAGTAGTAGAATGCCCATGGGCTGGTCACTTCTCCCAAAGCCTGGAGATTCCTAGTCTGTACACTAAAGACACATGAAACTCTCTCCCAGAGTGATTCCCATACAGTACACACATGTACTCTTCCTCCTACAGTGCATGGTGCCACCCCAAAGatatctctctctcactcacacacaccattgcactcccaccccctccacaggGATGCACCTCACATTCCCACACAGTCATGTGCAGCGAGGGGCACCTCTTGGACATGGGGCTCTTGGACACAAGAatctttttaaagcaaattcTCTCAATAAGACAAGCCAGTAAAATATGAACCATAAAAAGATCAGAAATCCTTGTTGCTGCTTTTCTCCCTGAGAAGCTGGGTCTCCCTTAGTTACTGGTTCCTCTTTACTTCAGGGCAGAAAAATACTTCTAGTGCAaaacatcttttctgtagtgttCAGTTCAGTTTTATTAGATTGCATATGACGTGTCTTTTGTGAACATGAGAAAAACATACACAATCTAAAACAGCAACATCCCTATAATACATTCAAATGTCATTCAGAACTCTCTTCTCTGCACAGTGCTAAAAGGCCAAAAATTGCCACTGATTTAATTACTACTGGGGATTAAGAAAATACTAAAAACCATTGTCCTTTGAGGTGGTGGtaaagaatttatttatttttaataaaaagaggtATAATCCAGCGTGTTCTCAGAAGCTGGGATATTCTACAGGCCAAAAGATAATGAGGTAGATCTTCCAACACTCTAGATTTACATGGGCAAATCTGAAGATGTGAAGGAACTTTTTCCATATCTACCTTTTAAGGGCAGcagtttagggtatgtctacactacgggattactccgaatttacaggtttcagagtagcagccgtgttagtctgtatccgcaaaaagaacaggagtacttgtggcaccttagagactaacaaatttattagagcataagctttcgtggactacagcccacttcttcagatgcatccgaagaagtgggctgtagtccacgaaagcttatgctctaataaatttgttagtctctaaggtgccacaagtactcctgttctttttccgaatttacagaattcgatttttggcaaccgattgtataaagtagagtgcatgcggccacactaagcacattaattcggcggtgtgcgtccatgtactgagagtagcgtcgacttccggagcgttgcactgtgggtagctatcccatagttcctgcagtctcccccgcccattggaattctgggttgagatcccaatgcctgatggggcaaaaaatttGTCGtgggtggttatgggtaaatgtcgtcagtcaatcctccctccgtgaaagcaacggcagacaaccatttagtgcccttttccctggattgcccgggcagacgccatagcacggcaaccaTGGAACccattcagccttttttcactgtcaccgtatgtctactggatgctgctgacagacgcggtactgcagtgctacacagcagcatccccttgcctttgcaagttagcaaagatggttaccagccatactgtaccgtctgctgctgtcctggacggcctcggtgaggtcagtcgggggcacctagacaaaaatgggaatgactccccaggtcattctcttctttaagttttgtctactGGAGAGTCAGTCctgaatatcaggcaagcctactaaagaaccagagagacaaacggccgctccgggtcagagccccaggcatcccgcagaaatgatgagctgcatgccattctagggggtgcccctacaacaagCCCACCCGTTGCTTCCCtcgtcccccacccctcccgggctaccttggcagttatccccccgtttgtgtgatgaagtaataaagaatgcatgaatttgaaacaacacatactttattgcctctgcaagcagagatcaaaggggggaggggagggtggttggcttatagcgaagtcgagtgaaccaccattctgcacttgctcagcctagctgaaaatgggaatctgtgataagcactaggatagaagcacaggcaggactgaatccccatttgtgtgtgggcctttggttgacactggtaaaatacaaaatgtcccaggatatgtatgttgggggacagttctaaacggcagctttatttttatatttgcgGCAAAAAAtatctgattgtgagccctgggaacaaggggtaggctggggtaggtgcgaccgcgcggtgctgctgacttggagagcagcctgaggcagaagcctccagctggcatgatattccaggcaggactgaatctccattacacaaaacttaaagaagagaatgacctggggagtcattcccatttttgtccatgTGCCCCTGACCAACCtcaccaaggccagccaggagcacccatgtctgcttaggcgcccccgaccaacctcactgaggccagccaggagcacccacgggacgactATGActgttaccagtcatactgtaccgtctgccgtccgcaaggcaaggggctgctgctgtgtagcgctgcagcaccacgtgtgccagcagcatccagtagacctacggtgacagtgaaaaaaggtgagaaacgattttttttcccttcgctTTCACGGTGGGGGGCTGACGACATATACCctgaaccacccgtgacaatgtttttgacccttcaggcattgggagctcaaccgagaattcaaatggttttcggagagtgcgggaactgtgggatagctacagttgtcagtcgcccctccctctgtgagcgtccatttgattccttggctttctggtacgcttgtctcagctccttaagtttcacgcagcactgtgttgagtgcctgttgtggcctctgtccatcatggccttggagatttttttcaaatgttttggcattttgtcttttggaacagagttctgatagaacagattcatctctccctacagagatcagattcagtatttcccgttcagtccatgctggagctcttttttgattccgggactgcatggtcacctgtgctgatcagcgctcCACGCTAGGCAAACAGGAAAGGAAagtcaaaagttcgtggggcttttcctgtctacctggccagtgcatccgagttcagattgctgtccagagtggtcacaatgatgcactgtgggatagctcccagaggccaatactgccgaattgcagccacactaaccctaattcgaaatggcaatctCGATTTcggcactactcccctcgtcagggaggagtacagaaatcaattttaagagcctttatgtcaaagtaaatggcttcattgtgtggacgggtgcagggttaattcgatttaacactgctaaattctaACTAAACTCGTagtttagaccaggcctgtgGTTTGGAATCTTCGCCGAATATATGCCTTAAGTAAATGCAGATTGGACAACTTTTTCAAATATGGTTCAAAACCATGGGCCATCTTCAGAGTAGAAAAATCAAATGACTAACATAGAATCATGAATCCTAGCCAGATCTTCTTGTTGAGGAATATCGATCACTCTGTGTGAGTCGTTGATTTAAAGATACTGACAATAAGCAAGTAGTAGAAAAACTCAACTTAGCTAAACTCAGTTGGAGGGTGTCACACCAGGAAAATAAGGAGTACACAGGTTGTTCCTCCATCTCCTGAAGGCAAAGACAGAGCGATCTATAATCTGGAAGAGTACAATTCTTAGACCAAAATTTAAGAAAAGCAGTACAAGCTCTGCTGCTTACAGAAAACACCCACCTCTGCATTTAAAAATGAGGCAGGGAGAATTAAGTCTCCTCAAAGTTATTTTGAACTATCTCTAAGGCCAGAGTTGTCTGTAGAGATTGATGGGGACATAATTTCTGAGTAACTCAACAGCACAAACGAAGACCTGATATGATTTACACCTGTTAACGATCACAAAAGCATTGTTAGTTGTAGATTTAAGCCATTTGCCCCCAAGACGGGTGTATATACCCAATAAAGGTGCCGATTAATCTTCATCCTACTGGAACACCAGTCTACTTCGCTTGGATCATTGGGCACTAACCAGGACAAAACATTTAGTAAATGTGCGGTAGGGAACAGTCTTGCTTTGGGTCCCAGGGAATGGCCAGGAGGGAAAGTCCCATTTGATCCCAGCACTAGATTCTACTCACCAATAGGAATAAAGTCTGGCCAGAAGAGTTGGCTGTCACTGAAAGTTTTCTTGCGGCTCCCTGTGCTGTATGGCCATCAGTTTCACACTGGGGTGGTTTGCAAACAGACCTTTGTTTGGTCGAGGGCCAggtgtgaaagtaacttaaaggacttactggtatgcCAGAGTTCTgagcagggggtgtggcctcaaccagaagaggcggggccttttaaagggcctgggtatttaatcaagatttaaaggcctaggggctctggctgcagaggcagctgggagctcaggggcaatttcaagggcccagggctccggccgccactaCCGCAGCTGAGCCCCTTGCCCTTTAAATCACtaccagagccctgccgccgctaccccagggctctggcagcggggctcgggtggagatttaaaaggcccggggctccccacagtggctggagccccgggccctttaaatcgccagtcTGGGGAAGCCGGTTCGGTCTGGCACAGCGTACTGGCccggactggcttactttcacctctgtcgaGGGCAGTTTCTCTTTGTGTATTGTGCATGCAGGAGAGGGAGATTCAATGTGGGCACTGGGTACCGTAGAGCAGGTTATTCTTTCCCCCACACCTATGAGCTGACAGATTAAAGCTGTATCCGTGTCTCTGGCCCTGCTAGGAGTCCGAGCGTCTGGAGCTCATGAATGCCGAGCTGAAAGCCCAGATAGAGGAGCTGAAGCAGGAGAGGCAGCAGCTGATTCTAATGCTGAACAGACACCGTCCCACTTGCATTGTGCGGACAGACAGCATCAAGACACCGGAGAGTGAAGCCAACCCACTGCTTGAACAACTAGAGAAAAAGTGAAGGTGGCACTGGCCAGGACAAGGAGGAGACAACAAATTGGGGTCTCCAAAAAGTCGCCTAT is a genomic window of Malaclemys terrapin pileata isolate rMalTer1 chromosome 4, rMalTer1.hap1, whole genome shotgun sequence containing:
- the JDP2 gene encoding jun dimerization protein 2, with protein sequence MMPGQIPDPSLTAGALPGLGPLTGLPGTTLTVEELKYADIRNIGAMISPLHFLEVKLGKRPQPVKSELDEEEERRKRRREKNKVAAARCRNKKKERTEFLQRESERLELMNAELKAQIEELKQERQQLILMLNRHRPTCIVRTDSIKTPESEANPLLEQLEKK